From Draconibacterium halophilum, one genomic window encodes:
- a CDS encoding hemolysin family protein — protein MNPYLLILLTIILSAFFSGMEIAFVSANKLRLELDKQSDPFNSKLLKFLTRNGGQYIATMLVGNNIALVVYGIAFAAVLEPVLLNSIQSDSLVLFLQTIISTFIILLFAEFLPKTLFRIFPNSLLNIFSLPLAFFYVVFFPVSRFSMGITNFLLRNIFKTEPGNEDKNKVFRRIDLDEFIKENDRKNPEQKEIIETEIKLFKNALDFSKIKLREVMIPRTEIEMMETGASINELRQKFVETGYSRILIFNESIDNIIGYVHSSVLFKNPHTIDPFIKNVLIAPETMPANKLLSTFIQEHRSIAIVVDEFGGTAGMVTSEDILEEIFGEIEDEHDVKGIIEKKISNTEFIFSARAEIDMLNDKYFLDLPENEDFETLAGFILYNYESIPKVNTIIKIKKFQFKILKATNTKIELVKLELPGD, from the coding sequence ATGAATCCATATTTGCTGATTCTGTTGACGATCATTCTCTCGGCCTTTTTTTCAGGAATGGAGATTGCTTTTGTTTCAGCGAATAAATTGCGCCTCGAGCTGGATAAACAATCTGATCCGTTTAACTCAAAACTACTTAAGTTTTTAACCCGCAATGGCGGGCAATACATTGCCACAATGCTGGTTGGGAACAACATCGCACTGGTAGTTTACGGTATTGCTTTTGCCGCAGTGCTGGAACCTGTTTTGCTCAACTCTATCCAGTCCGATTCGTTGGTTTTGTTCCTGCAAACTATAATCTCAACTTTTATAATTTTATTATTTGCCGAGTTTTTACCCAAAACGTTATTCCGCATTTTCCCTAATTCGTTGCTAAATATATTCTCACTACCACTGGCGTTTTTTTATGTGGTATTTTTCCCCGTATCACGCTTCTCAATGGGTATTACAAATTTTCTTTTGAGAAATATTTTTAAAACCGAACCGGGCAACGAAGACAAAAATAAAGTGTTCCGAAGGATCGATCTGGATGAGTTTATAAAAGAAAACGACAGAAAAAACCCGGAACAAAAAGAAATTATTGAAACCGAGATTAAACTGTTTAAAAATGCGCTCGATTTCTCGAAAATAAAGTTACGGGAAGTAATGATTCCGCGTACCGAAATTGAAATGATGGAAACCGGCGCCTCGATTAATGAGCTGCGGCAAAAATTTGTTGAAACCGGTTATTCGCGCATACTTATCTTTAACGAAAGTATTGATAATATCATCGGTTATGTACATTCTTCCGTGTTGTTTAAAAATCCGCACACTATTGACCCGTTTATTAAAAACGTATTGATTGCACCCGAAACCATGCCGGCAAATAAACTGCTTAGTACATTTATTCAGGAGCACCGTAGCATTGCAATTGTTGTTGATGAATTTGGCGGAACAGCAGGGATGGTAACCAGCGAAGATATTCTGGAAGAAATATTTGGTGAGATTGAAGACGAGCATGACGTAAAAGGTATTATAGAAAAGAAAATAAGTAATACCGAGTTCATTTTTTCAGCACGTGCAGAGATTGATATGCTGAATGACAAGTATTTTCTTGATCTGCCGGAAAATGAAGATTTCGAAACTCTCGCCGGTTTTATTCTATACAACTATGAAAGTATCCCCAAGGTGAATACCATTATAAAAATTAAAAAATTCCAGTTTAAAATACTAAAGGCAACCAATACTAAAATTGAATTGGTAAAACTCGAGCTTCCAGGCGATTAA
- a CDS encoding MarC family protein, producing MNEFIRSVLLLLVLLNPFLVIVYLIDVVQKLDNRQFQRVLIRAGLISCVAFCCFAVVGDKIFSDVLQIRFASFQLFGGIVFLLIGLQFVFRGPTAIEILRGESKHIAGAIAMPVLIGPGTISASVVIGKRNDILISCTAIVVATVLCILVLILLKYLHDVIRQKREELIERYFDLAGRITALFVGSVAIEMIMAGVKTWLNLHWS from the coding sequence ATGAATGAATTCATTAGATCAGTACTATTATTACTCGTTTTACTAAATCCGTTTTTAGTAATTGTATACTTAATCGATGTAGTTCAGAAGCTCGATAACCGCCAATTTCAGCGAGTTTTAATTCGTGCAGGCCTTATTTCATGTGTTGCTTTTTGTTGTTTCGCCGTTGTAGGCGACAAAATATTCTCCGATGTGTTACAAATTCGTTTTGCATCGTTTCAGTTATTTGGTGGAATTGTATTCCTTTTAATCGGACTACAGTTTGTGTTTCGCGGGCCAACGGCTATTGAGATATTACGCGGCGAATCAAAACACATTGCCGGAGCCATTGCCATGCCGGTTTTAATTGGTCCGGGTACCATTAGTGCCAGTGTTGTTATTGGTAAACGCAACGATATTTTGATATCGTGCACAGCTATTGTTGTGGCTACTGTATTGTGTATATTGGTTTTAATCCTGTTAAAATATTTACACGATGTGATCCGCCAAAAAAGAGAAGAATTAATTGAACGCTACTTTGATTTGGCAGGACGTATTACGGCACTTTTTGTGGGGTCGGTGGCTATTGAAATGATTATGGCAGGGGTGAAAACATGGCTCAATCTTCACTGGAGCTAA
- a CDS encoding peptidylprolyl isomerase: MATLQNIRTKAGLLVAIVIGLSLAAFILGDLLQGGSSMFQRNRLEVGVIDGESIQYPEFQQEVEELGEIFKQNYGQSQLDDNTWAQVRDQAWQRKIAEIVMGETYEDLGIEVSSDELFDMLQGSNPHQIVRQIFSNPETGQFDRNAVVSFLKNLETGMVAPDQRAYWLNIEQQIVEERTQGKYTNMVAQGLYVTGDQAEASATAGSKSVNFDYIALPHSSVADEDITITDKDLRDYYNANKEDYESEASRRIEYITYPVEPSEKDFAEAEEWINDIKADFEETDNTIQFVDTNSDIAFVDEWNKKDDLPEAIGTWIFDEGAEVGAVYGPYKESETFTLAKLYKSEMMPDSVEARHILLQYNTQAEAFAAQQLADSLKTMIENGADFAELARTNSADQGSAINGGELGWFQRGQMVKPFENAAFNNTTDSVTVVASQFGIHLIQTTDRGDLSRQVQVAYLTRIVVPSTRTYQNVYSKASQFAGENTTSEAFNAAVSEQGLTKRVANVGENDRAIVGLESARPLIRAAYEAKVNDILTNNQDSRIFELGDNFVIAVLASATEEGIAPFDNVKARVELAVTKEKKAELLIEKAATALNENADLAGAAALDTDVQNAGPVNFNSFSVPGMGVEPAVIGTVTTLEVDEVSEPIAGNNGVYVVMPTSVNEGVGVDVAAEKMRLAQTNTYRVGAEVFNVHRNSVEIEDKRAKFY; encoded by the coding sequence ATGGCAACGTTACAAAACATTAGAACGAAAGCAGGATTGTTGGTAGCAATTGTAATCGGTTTATCATTGGCAGCATTTATCCTTGGCGATTTGTTACAAGGAGGTTCGTCGATGTTTCAGAGAAACCGGTTAGAAGTTGGAGTAATTGATGGCGAATCAATCCAATATCCTGAATTTCAGCAAGAGGTAGAAGAGTTAGGGGAGATATTCAAACAAAACTATGGGCAGTCCCAATTAGATGATAATACCTGGGCACAAGTACGCGACCAGGCCTGGCAAAGGAAAATTGCCGAGATCGTGATGGGAGAAACTTATGAAGATCTTGGAATTGAAGTTAGTTCAGACGAGTTATTCGATATGCTTCAGGGATCAAACCCGCACCAAATTGTACGTCAAATATTCAGCAACCCTGAAACCGGTCAGTTCGATCGTAATGCAGTGGTTAGTTTCCTGAAAAATCTGGAAACCGGAATGGTTGCTCCCGATCAGCGTGCTTATTGGTTAAACATTGAACAGCAAATTGTTGAAGAACGCACACAAGGAAAATACACCAACATGGTAGCGCAAGGTTTGTATGTTACAGGCGATCAGGCTGAAGCCAGTGCTACTGCCGGCAGCAAATCGGTTAACTTCGATTACATCGCTTTGCCACACAGTAGTGTTGCCGACGAAGATATTACAATTACTGATAAAGATCTGAGAGATTATTATAATGCAAATAAAGAAGATTACGAATCGGAAGCAAGCAGAAGAATTGAATACATTACTTACCCGGTAGAACCATCGGAAAAAGATTTTGCTGAGGCCGAAGAGTGGATCAATGATATTAAAGCTGATTTTGAAGAAACTGACAATACAATTCAGTTTGTAGATACAAATTCAGACATCGCTTTTGTTGATGAATGGAACAAAAAAGACGATTTGCCCGAAGCAATTGGTACCTGGATTTTCGATGAAGGTGCTGAAGTAGGAGCTGTTTACGGTCCGTATAAAGAGTCAGAAACATTTACTCTGGCTAAATTGTACAAATCGGAAATGATGCCCGATTCGGTTGAGGCTCGTCATATTTTGCTACAATATAATACACAAGCCGAGGCGTTTGCTGCACAGCAATTGGCCGACAGCTTAAAGACGATGATCGAAAACGGAGCTGATTTTGCTGAATTGGCACGCACTAATTCTGCCGATCAGGGTTCTGCAATCAACGGTGGTGAGCTGGGATGGTTCCAGCGTGGACAAATGGTGAAACCATTCGAGAATGCAGCGTTTAACAATACAACCGATAGTGTTACAGTTGTTGCATCGCAATTTGGAATTCACCTGATACAAACTACCGATCGTGGAGATCTATCACGTCAGGTGCAGGTGGCATATCTTACACGCATTGTAGTGCCAAGTACAAGAACTTACCAAAACGTTTATTCAAAAGCAAGTCAGTTTGCCGGCGAGAACACTACAAGCGAAGCATTTAATGCAGCAGTAAGTGAGCAAGGTCTCACAAAACGAGTGGCAAATGTAGGCGAGAACGATCGTGCAATTGTTGGTCTGGAAAGTGCTCGTCCGCTAATCAGAGCTGCCTACGAAGCTAAGGTTAATGATATTCTTACTAACAATCAGGATTCGCGTATTTTTGAATTGGGCGACAATTTTGTAATAGCTGTTTTGGCCAGTGCTACTGAAGAAGGAATTGCTCCTTTTGATAATGTGAAAGCACGAGTTGAGTTAGCCGTAACAAAAGAGAAAAAAGCTGAATTGTTGATTGAGAAAGCTGCAACGGCCCTAAACGAAAATGCCGATTTGGCTGGTGCTGCTGCTCTTGATACTGACGTACAAAATGCAGGCCCAGTAAACTTTAACTCGTTTTCTGTTCCGGGAATGGGAGTAGAACCGGCAGTAATTGGTACAGTTACTACACTTGAGGTTGACGAAGTATCAGAACCAATTGCAGGAAATAACGGCGTTTATGTTGTTATGCCAACTTCGGTAAACGAGGGTGTTGGTGTTGATGTAGCTGCCGAGAAAATGCGATTGGCACAAACCAATACATACCGTGTAGGAGCAGAGGTATTTAATGTACACCGCAACTCGGTAGAAATTGAAGACAAAAGAGCGAAATTCTATTAG
- a CDS encoding sulfite exporter TauE/SafE family protein — translation MLTLDFTILQWILLASCGMLIGMSKVGVPGVSMLVVPTLALIFGGKASTGILLPMLMMADLFGVGYYHRHAEWKYLWKLLPWAFVGIGIALWVGEVVNDTWFKNIIAILVFLCIGLMLWRDRKKGQNLFPDTWWFSALMGVLGGFATMIGNVAGPIFAIYLLAMHLPKNKFIGTGAWFFLIVNFSKFPLHIFVWKTINWDTLTLDLMLLPAIAIGAFAGIKLVQKISDKLYRTALIIVTALSAFLLLI, via the coding sequence ATGCTTACACTCGATTTTACTATACTTCAGTGGATTTTACTTGCTTCATGTGGCATGCTGATCGGCATGTCGAAAGTTGGCGTGCCAGGCGTTTCAATGCTGGTTGTTCCAACTCTGGCACTAATATTTGGAGGAAAAGCCTCTACCGGAATTTTACTTCCCATGCTAATGATGGCCGATCTTTTTGGTGTAGGTTACTACCACCGTCATGCCGAGTGGAAATACCTGTGGAAACTGCTGCCCTGGGCTTTTGTGGGAATTGGCATCGCCCTGTGGGTTGGCGAAGTGGTAAACGACACTTGGTTTAAAAACATAATCGCCATTTTAGTTTTTCTGTGTATTGGCCTTATGCTTTGGCGCGACCGCAAAAAAGGACAGAACCTCTTCCCCGACACGTGGTGGTTCTCTGCACTAATGGGTGTTTTAGGAGGTTTCGCAACGATGATCGGGAATGTGGCAGGACCTATTTTTGCCATCTACCTCCTGGCCATGCATTTGCCAAAAAATAAATTTATTGGTACCGGCGCCTGGTTTTTTCTGATCGTTAATTTCTCGAAGTTTCCATTACATATTTTCGTATGGAAAACCATTAACTGGGATACCCTGACACTCGATTTGATGCTTTTACCCGCCATCGCAATTGGTGCTTTTGCCGGGATTAAACTGGTTCAGAAAATATCAGACAAACTGTACCGCACCGCCTTAATAATTGTAACCGCCCTGTCGGCATTTTTACTTTTAATCTAA
- a CDS encoding FKBP-type peptidyl-prolyl cis-trans isomerase: MSKMARREKKSRNKGSAGNNRKSGEDFLQNNKQKTGVLETDNGLQYLIMEEKQGPKPGLFDTVKIHQRALLLDGKILEDTYRQNQPDEVKIEELIEGLQEGLPMMSVGSRYKFWVPAELAWGRKGTGNKIPPNAVLSFDIRLVEIC; the protein is encoded by the coding sequence ATGAGTAAGATGGCGCGCAGAGAGAAAAAATCACGAAATAAAGGATCGGCCGGGAACAATCGTAAATCGGGTGAAGATTTTTTACAAAATAACAAGCAAAAAACAGGTGTTTTAGAAACCGACAATGGTTTGCAGTATTTAATTATGGAAGAAAAGCAAGGCCCAAAACCCGGACTTTTCGATACGGTTAAAATACATCAGCGCGCTTTACTGCTCGATGGGAAAATACTCGAAGATACCTATCGTCAAAACCAACCCGACGAGGTTAAAATAGAAGAACTTATTGAGGGCCTGCAGGAAGGGTTACCGATGATGAGCGTGGGCAGCCGTTATAAATTTTGGGTACCCGCCGAACTGGCATGGGGACGAAAAGGAACAGGTAACAAAATTCCACCAAACGCAGTGTTGAGTTTTGATATACGTCTGGTTGAGATTTGCTGA
- the lptC gene encoding LPS export ABC transporter periplasmic protein LptC — protein sequence MKTQKFASKILRLIKTFRIAVLVLGTAILFFACKKNDIEKIKAFSTPENLPVLEATNFETLSTDSGTVRFSLKADRLLRFENDGKTFHEFPEGLLLIKYDENQKIISSIKADYAKEFIKEEKWEAKNNVIVTNENGDSLKTEHLIWDEKNETIFTEEYVKIISADKIITGTGLTSDQNMQNWKIKNPKGVIYVAVDNENQPGQTGNTSKNPAASPDDPVLSKEPPREQLKFN from the coding sequence TTCTCGTATTGGGAACTGCAATACTTTTCTTTGCCTGTAAGAAAAACGACATTGAAAAGATTAAAGCCTTTAGTACCCCCGAAAACCTACCCGTTTTAGAGGCTACAAATTTTGAAACACTATCTACCGATTCAGGTACTGTACGTTTTTCATTAAAAGCAGACAGGTTATTGCGCTTTGAAAATGATGGTAAAACGTTTCACGAGTTCCCCGAAGGATTGTTGCTGATAAAATACGACGAGAATCAAAAAATAATCTCGAGTATTAAGGCGGATTATGCCAAAGAGTTTATTAAAGAAGAGAAGTGGGAAGCCAAAAATAATGTGATTGTTACTAACGAGAATGGCGACTCGCTGAAGACAGAACACCTTATTTGGGACGAAAAAAACGAAACGATCTTCACCGAAGAATATGTAAAGATTATTAGCGCCGATAAAATTATTACCGGGACAGGATTAACATCCGACCAGAATATGCAGAATTGGAAGATTAAAAACCCTAAAGGCGTTATTTACGTAGCAGTAGACAATGAAAACCAACCCGGGCAAACGGGCAATACCAGTAAAAATCCTGCAGCCAGTCCTGATGATCCGGTTCTCTCAAAAGAACCACCCCGCGAACAATTAAAATTTAACTAG
- a CDS encoding class I SAM-dependent methyltransferase, whose protein sequence is MEQLQQFFQDKTVHTLLDVGTGSGDFITVLKKTFKDAKFTGIDPDKPSLEEAAKIHPDAKFRSMTGERLDFPDSTFDAASISMAMHHLPDVQQTLNEMKRVVKPGGWLIINELFSDNLNPAQEVHKSMHHFRSTVDRLNGVCHNKTFSRAEILEQIEKAGLETCTTFNQNKALVEPSPEEIAERKDKLTEMLGQIKDKPEYHALKKQIPEIEYALQRHGFQMATRVVVIVQVKKD, encoded by the coding sequence ATGGAACAACTGCAACAATTTTTTCAGGATAAAACAGTACACACCCTTTTGGACGTTGGAACCGGAAGCGGGGATTTTATTACTGTTTTAAAAAAGACTTTTAAGGATGCAAAGTTTACAGGAATTGATCCCGACAAACCATCGCTGGAAGAAGCAGCAAAGATACATCCCGATGCAAAATTCAGAAGTATGACCGGAGAACGACTTGATTTCCCTGATTCAACTTTTGATGCTGCAAGTATTTCAATGGCCATGCACCATTTACCCGATGTTCAGCAAACTTTGAATGAAATGAAACGTGTGGTAAAACCAGGAGGATGGCTTATTATAAACGAACTGTTTAGCGACAACCTGAATCCTGCACAGGAAGTGCATAAAAGTATGCATCATTTCAGAAGTACGGTTGACCGATTGAATGGTGTTTGCCATAATAAGACTTTTTCCCGTGCTGAGATATTGGAGCAGATTGAAAAAGCAGGATTGGAAACTTGCACAACCTTTAACCAGAATAAAGCTCTTGTAGAACCATCTCCTGAAGAAATTGCTGAGCGAAAAGACAAGTTAACAGAAATGCTCGGTCAGATTAAAGACAAGCCCGAATACCACGCATTGAAAAAGCAAATCCCCGAAATTGAATATGCTTTACAAAGACATGGATTTCAAATGGCAACACGGGTTGTTGTTATTGTACAGGTAAAAAAAGATTGA